Proteins found in one Amycolatopsis umgeniensis genomic segment:
- the pucL gene encoding factor-independent urate hydroxylase — MAITLGPNQYGKAEVRLVTVRREGTVHHLKDLTVSTSLRGDLAATHLTGDNADVVATDTQKNTVYAFAKEAPVGEIEDFALRLGRHFVDSFEHISGARVLIDEHGWNRISGHDHAFSQAGSEKRTTAVTIQDGQAWVVSGLDDLVVLKSTGSEFHGFPRDEYTTLAETNDRILATAVTARWRYQGDGIDWATSHAEVRRILLETFADKHSLSLQQTLYAMGEAVLNEREEVAEVRLSLPNKHHFLVDLSPFGLKNDNEVFYAADRPYGLIEGVVLRDDAEDAGLAWHTLAAF, encoded by the coding sequence GTGGCCATCACCCTGGGCCCCAACCAGTACGGCAAGGCCGAAGTCCGGCTCGTCACCGTGCGGCGCGAAGGCACCGTCCACCACCTCAAGGACCTCACCGTTTCGACGTCGCTGCGCGGCGACCTCGCGGCCACACACCTCACCGGCGACAACGCCGACGTCGTCGCGACCGACACCCAGAAGAACACCGTCTACGCCTTCGCCAAAGAGGCCCCGGTCGGCGAGATCGAGGACTTCGCCCTGCGTCTCGGACGGCATTTCGTCGACTCGTTCGAACACATCTCCGGCGCCCGGGTCCTGATCGACGAGCACGGCTGGAACCGCATCTCCGGGCACGACCACGCGTTCTCCCAGGCGGGCAGCGAAAAGCGCACGACCGCGGTGACCATTCAGGACGGTCAAGCCTGGGTTGTGTCCGGTTTGGACGATCTCGTCGTGCTCAAGTCGACCGGTTCGGAATTCCACGGCTTCCCGCGCGACGAGTACACGACGCTGGCCGAGACGAACGACCGGATCCTGGCGACCGCCGTGACCGCGCGCTGGCGCTACCAGGGCGACGGGATCGACTGGGCCACGAGCCACGCCGAAGTCCGGCGGATCCTGCTGGAGACCTTCGCGGACAAGCACAGCCTCTCCCTGCAGCAAACGCTGTACGCGATGGGAGAGGCTGTGCTCAACGAACGGGAAGAGGTCGCCGAAGTCCGGCTCTCGCTGCCGAACAAGCACCACTTCCTGGTGGATCTGTCGCCGTTCGGGCTGAAGAACGACAACGAGGTCTTCTACGCCGCCGACCGTCCGTACGGCCTGATCGAGGGTGTGGTCCTCCGCGATGACGCGGAGGACGCCGGTCTGGCCTGGCACACCCTCGCCGCCTTCTAA
- the uraD gene encoding 2-oxo-4-hydroxy-4-carboxy-5-ureidoimidazoline decarboxylase, whose product MPLTIREFDQAPAQDVRPVLTACLDVPRWVETLLARRPYGDLAALLAASEALTPLRPDEVRRAMAAHPRIGEKTGGESTEAGWSRSEQSGVDGAAAREFAAANAEYEAMFGHVFLVCASGRSGAELLENLRSRLSNDPEKELEVAGQELAAIAALRLEKAVTS is encoded by the coding sequence GTGCCGCTCACCATTCGAGAGTTCGACCAGGCACCCGCACAGGACGTCCGGCCGGTGCTGACAGCCTGCCTCGACGTCCCACGCTGGGTGGAAACCCTGCTGGCCAGGCGCCCTTACGGCGATCTGGCCGCCTTGCTCGCCGCATCCGAGGCGCTCACCCCACTGCGCCCCGACGAGGTCCGGCGAGCGATGGCCGCCCATCCCCGGATCGGGGAGAAAACAGGCGGCGAAAGCACCGAAGCCGGCTGGTCGCGCTCGGAACAGTCCGGTGTGGACGGTGCCGCGGCGCGCGAGTTCGCCGCGGCCAACGCCGAGTACGAAGCGATGTTCGGGCACGTGTTCCTGGTCTGCGCGAGCGGCCGGAGCGGCGCCGAACTGCTGGAGAACCTGCGTTCGAGGCTCTCGAACGATCCGGAGAAGGAACTCGAAGTGGCAGGCCAAGAGCTGGCCGCGATCGCCGCGCTGCGGCTGGAAAAGGCGGTGACGTCATGA
- a CDS encoding alpha/beta hydrolase encodes MKRLLTAGVIPVVVGGLLAGALPASASTLNTTNIPGRYTGQTLDWHPCAAEELVTLPPGTDIGGLECASYRTPRDWDRANERQDLTIAVSRMKSTGPSTASVLTNPGGPGAPGRWFPVTFRGQDKLREHQDVIGIDVRGTGKSTNVTCRGTADLVRQLDPRDRDPRNLNQILANAEHVAKSCQSAGGELGPLITTYQTIKDFDLLRVLLGREKINWVGYSGGTWLGAHYAQQFPQRTGRFVLDSSTEFTTTWQNSFNRQPVSFERRWRQDFLPWMARYDAKYHFGTSGEEVRQTYERVRYALSRNPMDGKGPMQLESVMVYLLYKKASFPALADLMVKVRDAMENPQAKAGAKAAFDAAGDFSDAGDATFWNTLCGEGRFVGTRESLIRDSQRNLDRGLLMAGGGTLNASVCLFWDKQPRPLPKLDGKGVPPVLIVQSEHDPGTAIEGARRAHAGFANSRMLTVTGEGDHGLYADGNPAVDKIVDAYLVDGVVPADQSVPGMPLPVPAP; translated from the coding sequence ATGAAACGGCTACTGACCGCCGGGGTGATCCCGGTGGTCGTGGGCGGGCTGCTCGCCGGAGCCTTGCCGGCTTCGGCGAGCACGCTGAACACGACGAACATCCCGGGCCGCTACACCGGCCAGACACTGGATTGGCATCCCTGCGCGGCGGAGGAGCTGGTCACGTTGCCGCCGGGCACCGACATCGGCGGACTCGAATGCGCGTCTTATCGCACCCCTCGCGACTGGGACCGCGCGAACGAGCGGCAGGACCTGACCATCGCGGTCAGCAGGATGAAGTCGACCGGACCGTCGACGGCGTCGGTGCTCACCAATCCTGGTGGGCCGGGCGCCCCCGGCCGCTGGTTCCCGGTGACGTTCCGCGGGCAGGACAAGCTGCGCGAACACCAGGACGTCATCGGCATCGACGTCCGCGGGACGGGCAAGAGCACCAACGTCACCTGCCGGGGCACCGCCGACCTCGTCCGGCAGCTGGACCCGCGTGACCGGGATCCGCGCAACCTGAACCAGATCCTGGCCAACGCGGAGCACGTGGCGAAGTCCTGTCAGTCCGCCGGTGGCGAACTCGGGCCGCTGATCACCACCTACCAGACGATCAAGGATTTCGACCTGCTCCGGGTGCTGCTCGGCCGGGAGAAGATCAACTGGGTGGGGTACTCGGGCGGCACCTGGCTGGGGGCGCACTACGCGCAGCAGTTCCCCCAGCGGACCGGGCGGTTCGTGCTGGACTCCTCGACGGAGTTCACCACGACGTGGCAGAACTCGTTCAACCGGCAGCCGGTCAGCTTCGAGCGGCGCTGGCGGCAGGACTTCCTGCCGTGGATGGCGCGCTACGACGCCAAGTACCACTTCGGCACCAGCGGCGAAGAGGTTCGGCAGACCTATGAACGAGTCCGCTACGCCTTGTCCCGCAACCCGATGGACGGGAAGGGACCGATGCAGCTCGAGTCGGTCATGGTCTACCTGCTGTACAAGAAGGCGAGTTTCCCGGCACTGGCCGACCTGATGGTCAAGGTCCGGGACGCGATGGAAAACCCGCAAGCGAAGGCCGGCGCCAAGGCAGCTTTCGACGCCGCGGGTGACTTCTCCGACGCGGGGGACGCCACCTTCTGGAACACCCTCTGCGGCGAAGGGCGCTTCGTCGGCACCCGCGAGTCGCTGATCCGCGATTCCCAGCGGAACCTCGACCGCGGTCTGCTCATGGCGGGCGGTGGCACTTTGAACGCGTCGGTCTGCCTGTTCTGGGACAAGCAACCGCGTCCGCTGCCGAAACTGGACGGCAAGGGAGTGCCGCCGGTGCTGATCGTCCAGTCCGAGCACGATCCGGGCACGGCGATCGAGGGCGCCCGGCGGGCACACGCCGGGTTCGCGAATTCGCGGATGCTGACCGTGACGGGTGAGGGTGACCACGGGCTCTACGCCGACGGTAACCCGGCCGTGGACAAGATCGTGGACGCCTACCTGGTCGACGGGGTCGTTCCCGCCGACCAGAGCGTCCCCGGGATGCCGCTGCCGGTTCCTGCTCCGTAG
- a CDS encoding helix-turn-helix domain-containing protein: MQLEAEFTSEPFHGEGPPPEHAVKARDMAEDAGLSTEFGPLGTLVRGDADTLLDALPAIARAALDGGATRVTLQLRQIGEGSSEPAVELHSALARLIGDVERELGGKLDTLDRAAKQRAVRLLKERGAFGLRKSVSTVAEALGVTRFTVYNYLNRDQD; the protein is encoded by the coding sequence GTGCAGTTAGAAGCCGAGTTCACCAGCGAACCGTTCCACGGCGAGGGTCCGCCACCCGAGCATGCCGTCAAAGCCCGCGACATGGCGGAAGACGCGGGCCTGTCCACCGAATTCGGCCCGCTCGGCACCCTCGTCCGCGGCGACGCCGACACCCTGCTCGACGCGCTCCCCGCCATCGCCAGGGCGGCACTCGACGGCGGCGCGACCCGCGTGACCCTCCAGCTCCGCCAGATCGGCGAAGGCTCGAGCGAGCCCGCCGTCGAACTGCACAGCGCGCTCGCCCGGCTCATCGGCGACGTCGAACGCGAACTGGGCGGCAAACTCGACACCCTCGACCGCGCCGCCAAGCAGCGCGCGGTGCGGCTGCTCAAGGAACGCGGCGCTTTCGGCCTCCGCAAATCGGTGTCGACCGTCGCCGAGGCACTGGGGGTCACGAGGTTCACGGTCTACAACTACCTCAACCGCGACCAAGACTGA
- the uraH gene encoding hydroxyisourate hydrolase, with amino-acid sequence MSLVTTHILDTAAGRPAAGVGVRLETGAGDPVAEGRTDADGRIRDLGPETLDPGVYRLVFDTGAHLGPDSFFPEVTLTFRIADGTEHHHVPLLLSPFAYSTYRGS; translated from the coding sequence ATGAGCCTGGTGACCACGCACATCCTCGACACCGCCGCGGGACGACCGGCGGCCGGCGTCGGAGTCCGGCTCGAAACCGGCGCGGGCGACCCCGTCGCCGAAGGGCGGACCGACGCCGACGGCCGGATCCGCGACCTCGGCCCGGAAACCCTGGACCCCGGGGTGTACCGGCTGGTCTTCGACACCGGCGCCCACCTCGGCCCGGACTCCTTCTTCCCCGAAGTCACCCTGACCTTCCGCATCGCCGACGGGACCGAGCACCACCACGTGCCGTTGCTGCTGAGCCCGTTCGCCTATTCCACCTATCGAGGGAGCTGA